From a region of the Candidatus Binataceae bacterium genome:
- a CDS encoding helix-turn-helix domain-containing protein yields MIAHLLVTLAKLGSRGGLGAVVAESLAVKHQLLIMKRAQRRAPNLTSWDPLVLGVRALLGSPKRLSKMAVILKPSTLLRFHSVLVRRKYRLLYGPRKRRRPGPKGPSKELIGVVIEMKRRNPRFGCRKIAEQISRAFAVEINKDIVRRILIQHYRPMPGGDGPSWLTVIGH; encoded by the coding sequence TTGATCGCCCATCTGTTAGTGACCCTGGCAAAGCTTGGCAGTCGGGGCGGCCTTGGCGCGGTGGTGGCCGAATCACTGGCGGTCAAACACCAGCTGCTCATCATGAAGCGTGCGCAGCGGCGTGCGCCGAATCTGACCTCATGGGATCCGCTGGTGCTGGGAGTTCGCGCGCTTTTGGGGTCACCCAAACGCCTGAGCAAGATGGCTGTGATACTAAAGCCTTCCACCCTTCTGCGCTTTCATTCCGTGCTGGTGAGACGCAAGTATCGCCTGCTCTATGGCCCGAGAAAGCGCCGGCGCCCCGGACCCAAAGGTCCATCAAAAGAACTCATTGGTGTGGTTATCGAGATGAAGCGGCGAAATCCCCGCTTCGGCTGCCGCAAGATTGCCGAGCAAATATCGAGAGCATTCGCTGTCGAGATCAATAAAGATATCGTCCGACGCATACTCATCCAGCACTACAGACCGATGCCAGGCGGTGATGGTCCTTCTTGGCTCACCGTCATCGGCCAC